The genomic interval TATTAACACCCACAAGCTCGGCATGGCTGTTAACCAAAGCTCCACCAGAGTTGCCGGGATTAATTGCCGCATCTATCTGGATAAAATCCTCGTAATCGGCTATTCCAACATCAGACCTGCCCACAGCACTTACTATCCCCATTGTAACAGTCTGGCTAAGGCCATAAGGATTACCTATAGCCAGCACTATATCGCCTACGCGTAGTTTTTCGGAGTCGGCCATTTTAAGTACCGGCAAATTTTTAGCCTCTATTTTAATAACGGCAAGATCGGTTTTAGGGTCTGCCCCTATCACCTTGCCCTTATATTCGGTTTTGTCTGAAAGCTTCACCATTATCTCATCAACATCTCTGACCACATGGCTATTGGTAAGAATGTAACCGTCCTCCCGCACTATCACCCCTGAGCCAAGCGCTTTGGATTCAAACTTTTTGTTAGGATGAGAATGAGGGGATTCGTCCCCAAAAAACCTCTTAAACATGGGATCATCAAAGAAGTTCCCAAAGGAGTTTTGTACGGAAACTTTCTTAGTGATAGAAATATTAACCACAGAGGGCTTTGCCGCATCCGATACCTCCGTAAGAGCTGTGCTGAACTGATCCAGTATAGACTTGCTTTGAAGTGATACTTCTTTATTCTGAGCAATTGACTGGTTATGGATGTTAAGGCTTGACGACAGCACTAACCCCGCAACAATTCCGCTTAGTAACAACAACACCCCTAAAAGAGTTTTCCTCTTTGCAGACGACATCGTTTTCCTCCGTTATTTTTTATATTTACACTTACAGCCTGCTCTTTCTGAAAACAGGTTTACTCCTTTCCACCAACTCTAATTATCCCAAAATAGCTCCCTGCGTGTCAACCACAAGTTAGTGCAGCTGCCAAGCGCTTGAAAAAAAGCCGTTAACTGGTATATTATACTGCTATGGAAATTCTGAATACTTTAGCGATAATTATAATCCTTGGCGGAATTCTGGCCATCGCATATCAGGTGTTTATATTTATGGAACATAAGTCAAACCTGACAATAACGTGTGACCATCTGGACTCTGAGGTCTATGTGGATGGACTGCTTGTGGGTGAGCCTCCGGTTGAGACCAGAGTATCTCCAGGCTCTCACAACATATTGATAAAGAAAATGCTTGACGACGGCAGCTATTTTATGTACGAGGGAGTTGTTAACCTGGGCAAAGGAGCAGTAAAGAATCTGGATTATATACTTCAGCAGAAATTCACAGAGAAATACTACTGGCAAAAGGCTACGATGTCTGATGAAATAGCTGATTACAAGGACTATATAGAACGCTACCCTGAGGGGGCATTTGTTGATGAGGCGACAGAAAGGACTGAGGATATTATATATGAAAAAGCAGAGGACTTAAAGTCCTGTGAAGAGTATCTAAAACTCTATCATTCCGGAAAACACT from Nitrospirota bacterium carries:
- a CDS encoding DegQ family serine endoprotease, encoding MSSAKRKTLLGVLLLLSGIVAGLVLSSSLNIHNQSIAQNKEVSLQSKSILDQFSTALTEVSDAAKPSVVNISITKKVSVQNSFGNFFDDPMFKRFFGDESPHSHPNKKFESKALGSGVIVREDGYILTNSHVVRDVDEIMVKLSDKTEYKGKVIGADPKTDLAVIKIEAKNLPVLKMADSEKLRVGDIVLAIGNPYGLSQTVTMGIVSAVGRSDVGIADYEDFIQIDAAINPGNSGGALVNSHAELVGVNTAIFSTTGGYQGIGFAIPSNMVKSVMESLMKSGKVVRGWLGVNIQPLTPELAKSFGTKAQKGVLVADVMDGGPADKAGLKRGDVIISFEGKNAESTRELRNMVAATKPGTSVSLVVVRDSKEMAVKMTIGELPDEKQAEQTVSQEESRLNKLKGVSIQELTQSIKERFNIPAKVTGVIVTNVTDESPAASVLKQGDVIQEINRKRINSMKDYEHVLSALKNDDDLLLLINRSGSFIYVTISSKQ